A single Methanolobus sp. ZRKC5 DNA region contains:
- a CDS encoding ferritin family protein has product MIHEESTKLSEKTLNLKRAIDSLREELEAVDWYNQRADACTDENLKKILIHNANEEKEHAAMLIEWLRQNDENFAKELKEYLFSTEKDIASLEEG; this is encoded by the coding sequence ATGATTCATGAAGAAAGTACTAAACTGTCTGAAAAGACTTTAAATCTTAAAAGAGCAATCGATTCTCTAAGAGAAGAGCTGGAAGCTGTAGACTGGTACAACCAGAGAGCAGATGCCTGCACCGATGAGAACCTGAAGAAGATCTTGATCCACAATGCAAATGAAGAGAAAGAACATGCAGCCATGCTTATAGAATGGCTCAGACAGAATGATGAGAATTTCGCCAAAGAACTTAAAGAATACCTTTTCAGCACAGAAAAAGATATAGCAAGCCTTGAAGAAGGCTAA
- a CDS encoding ATP-binding protein produces the protein MFNLVPLARGLLFDNLLDSVIVFDNEQRVVDYNSSAMKNQYIKTKNVGAHISELPEPWCNLLKRENDSSRRSVIEIKEKIADSMFWFSITFLPLYDHYGSTIGKMVVINNITERKNAEEELLEAINKANYMVAKAEMANIAKSAFLANMSHELRTPLNSIIGFSDILLENRIGSLNEKQSKYVSNVSNSGKHLLNVINDILDISKIETGKMELFDDNASIDEVVDEVLMSCSPLALTKKIELLQNNDCDTKTIKADKVKLKQILYNFVNNAIKFTQDGGKVTLNIKSIDKKIRFEIIDTGMGISKEDQSKLFTVFGQLDTANNRIYEGTGLGLAIVKKLVEMHKGTVWVESELGKGSTFVFEIPVE, from the coding sequence TTGTTTAACCTTGTTCCTTTGGCACGGGGTCTGCTTTTTGACAATCTCCTTGATAGTGTCATAGTTTTCGATAATGAACAGAGAGTAGTGGACTATAACAGTTCTGCTATGAAAAATCAATACATAAAAACAAAAAATGTAGGAGCACACATATCGGAATTACCAGAGCCATGGTGTAATCTTTTAAAAAGAGAAAACGATTCAAGCAGAAGAAGTGTAATTGAAATTAAGGAGAAGATTGCAGATTCTATGTTCTGGTTCAGTATCACATTTCTTCCACTTTATGATCACTATGGGAGTACAATAGGAAAAATGGTGGTCATAAATAATATCACTGAACGTAAGAATGCAGAGGAAGAGTTGCTTGAAGCTATTAATAAAGCTAATTATATGGTAGCTAAGGCAGAGATGGCTAATATTGCCAAAAGTGCTTTTCTGGCCAATATGAGTCATGAGCTACGGACACCTCTCAATTCGATAATTGGTTTTTCAGATATCCTTCTTGAGAACAGGATTGGAAGTCTCAATGAAAAACAAAGTAAGTATGTGAGTAATGTATCTAACAGTGGTAAGCATCTTCTCAACGTCATAAACGATATACTTGATATCTCTAAGATCGAAACTGGAAAAATGGAACTATTTGATGATAATGCATCAATTGATGAGGTTGTTGATGAAGTCTTAATGTCATGTTCTCCTCTTGCACTTACAAAGAAAATTGAGCTGCTGCAGAATAATGATTGTGATACAAAAACAATCAAAGCTGATAAGGTCAAGCTTAAACAGATATTATACAATTTTGTTAATAATGCTATAAAATTTACTCAAGACGGTGGCAAAGTAACTTTGAACATTAAATCAATTGATAAAAAAATCCGGTTTGAAATAATTGATACAGGAATGGGTATATCTAAAGAGGATCAGAGCAAGTTGTTTACAGTTTTTGGCCAGCTTGATACAGCAAATAATAGGATATATGAAGGAACAGGGCTTGGTCTGGCTATTGTAAAGAAGTTGGTAGAAATGCACAAAGGAACAGTTTGGGTTGAGAGTGAACTTGGCAAAGGATCCACCTTTGTTTTTGAAATACCAGTCGAATAA
- a CDS encoding isoprenylcysteine carboxylmethyltransferase family protein: MPVYNLIAVITLIPLVYLLYKNPGPFLYIVPSPWRWFMVGGQVIAAIVGPRALRDAPQRFRLRGQLSTPNTPDAAPLDIRGVYRWIRDPFLFSGLVIMVLTPFMTVNLLIMYLLTTIYLVMGSMHWESRLVAQFGDEFREYQKEVHRIIPRLKGYKKSSRKL, translated from the coding sequence ATGCCGGTATACAATCTTATCGCAGTGATAACTCTAATACCACTTGTCTATCTGCTCTATAAGAACCCAGGCCCGTTCTTATACATCGTCCCTTCTCCCTGGCGGTGGTTCATGGTAGGTGGACAGGTGATAGCTGCTATTGTTGGTCCAAGGGCTTTGCGGGATGCACCCCAAAGATTCAGGCTACGTGGGCAGTTATCCACACCAAATACCCCTGATGCAGCCCCTCTGGATATCCGGGGTGTTTACCGATGGATAAGGGATCCTTTCCTTTTCTCCGGACTGGTGATAATGGTGCTTACTCCTTTTATGACCGTCAATCTGCTCATCATGTACCTTCTGACAACCATATATCTGGTTATGGGATCCATGCACTGGGAAAGTAGGCTGGTGGCACAGTTTGGTGATGAATTCCGAGAGTATCAGAAAGAGGTTCACAGGATTATTCCACGCTTGAAAGGGTATAAGAAAAGCAGCAGAAAGTTATGA
- a CDS encoding TetR/AcrR family transcriptional regulator, protein MTDMNPTNQQILHYAKHFLQCRGYNGFSYRDISQKLGIKNASIHHYYPKKEDLVAALLEERRKNLAMSIAQMVEAGGSAREQLQYYFDYALQEFEEGKTICPPGSVIIDFEELPEEVKKQNKLLMDDILDWITNVLRTGLEKGEFNFSDSAEAQAEDVFVTLMGARLLSSIKGRKTLVRSISSIKYGLGWRD, encoded by the coding sequence ATGACAGATATGAACCCTACCAATCAACAAATACTCCATTATGCAAAGCACTTTTTGCAATGCAGGGGTTATAATGGATTCAGCTATAGGGATATTTCTCAGAAACTGGGAATAAAAAATGCTTCGATCCATCATTACTACCCAAAAAAAGAAGATCTGGTTGCTGCCTTGCTTGAAGAGAGAAGAAAGAACTTAGCTATGTCCATTGCACAAATGGTAGAAGCCGGAGGGTCTGCGCGTGAGCAACTTCAATATTATTTTGATTATGCATTACAGGAGTTTGAGGAAGGTAAAACAATCTGTCCCCCTGGCTCAGTGATCATAGATTTTGAAGAACTTCCAGAGGAAGTTAAAAAGCAAAATAAGTTGCTAATGGACGATATACTTGACTGGATCACCAATGTTCTAAGAACCGGCCTGGAAAAAGGGGAATTCAATTTTTCAGACTCTGCAGAAGCACAGGCTGAAGATGTATTTGTAACATTGATGGGAGCCAGACTGCTATCCAGCATTAAAGGTAGGAAAACACTTGTAAGATCGATTTCCTCGATCAAATACGGTCTTGGATGGAGGGATTGA
- a CDS encoding DUF1638 domain-containing protein, with translation MQDEIVWLFTNDHEINKIIIVPNENISEFTEKLNEQHVSYDIIPLEKIPSILGEMDECESIVIVNILELGLHAVPKILKSEVYQSIRKMIPFSDGILLFYGLCGNVLGKVEEDFCLEKDGCIVRILRDSERIVDDCIGATVGGGANYLKLLKTHSKEPAFFFTPMYASSWKELLNFDKYDPDPEKAFQMAKMVNDLAGYSRVAKVNTGLTYVKDIDTKIEEYANLFGYSTFEISGNQEIFEKCYFSIKDEIKNKSM, from the coding sequence ATGCAGGATGAAATTGTCTGGCTTTTTACCAATGATCACGAAATTAATAAGATCATAATCGTACCTAACGAGAATATTTCTGAATTTACAGAAAAACTTAATGAACAGCATGTCTCTTATGACATTATACCTTTGGAAAAGATACCATCTATTCTTGGGGAAATGGATGAATGTGAATCAATTGTTATAGTTAATATTCTGGAACTTGGACTTCATGCAGTACCAAAAATACTTAAATCTGAGGTCTACCAGAGTATTAGAAAAATGATACCATTCTCCGATGGGATACTCCTTTTTTATGGTCTTTGTGGTAATGTTTTGGGTAAGGTAGAGGAGGATTTCTGCCTGGAAAAAGATGGCTGTATTGTCCGAATACTCAGAGACAGTGAAAGGATCGTGGATGACTGCATCGGGGCAACAGTAGGCGGTGGAGCTAACTATCTAAAACTGCTTAAAACACACAGTAAAGAACCTGCTTTCTTCTTCACTCCTATGTATGCCAGTTCATGGAAAGAACTTCTAAACTTTGATAAATATGATCCTGACCCTGAAAAAGCGTTCCAGATGGCAAAAATGGTCAATGATCTGGCAGGGTATTCAAGGGTTGCAAAGGTCAATACAGGACTGACATATGTAAAGGATATAGATACAAAAATTGAAGAATATGCCAATTTGTTTGGGTATAGTACTTTTGAGATCAGTGGTAATCAGGAAATATTCGAGAAATGCTATTTCTCAATAAAGGATGAAATAAAGAACAAAAGTATGTAA
- a CDS encoding TRAM domain-containing protein, with amino-acid sequence MQSDAPVEAGETYDVTIEDIAREGDGIARVSGFVVFVPETKVGDEVTIKVTKVMSKFAFGEVA; translated from the coding sequence ATGCAGTCAGATGCTCCGGTAGAAGCTGGGGAAACTTATGATGTGACAATTGAAGATATCGCAAGAGAAGGCGACGGTATCGCAAGAGTCAGCGGATTTGTAGTATTTGTCCCTGAAACAAAGGTCGGCGACGAAGTAACAATCAAAGTAACAAAAGTAATGAGCAAGTTCGCATTTGGCGAAGTTGCTTAA
- the cas1 gene encoding CRISPR-associated endonuclease Cas1: MLNYGYALLEAECLRAINAVGMDVHVGFLHEMASGKNSLAYDLQEPFRFLVDLTVISLIESKKMDDKDFIRTESYSLRLKPSGAKKVTEEFNNWMNKKVAYKKQSVMWSYALLLKTRELDQYLVGKRKTLDFSKPVYSVERHDSEEIRQKILSISYSDWKKMGFSKGTLHYMKKNAEADKQFTLNSHVRERLEMWGGC; encoded by the coding sequence ATGCTCAATTATGGTTATGCTCTGCTTGAGGCTGAATGCTTAAGAGCCATCAATGCTGTTGGTATGGATGTTCATGTAGGCTTTTTGCATGAGATGGCATCAGGTAAGAACAGTTTAGCTTATGATCTGCAAGAGCCTTTTAGATTCCTTGTTGATCTTACGGTTATCAGTCTTATTGAGTCTAAGAAGATGGATGATAAGGACTTTATCAGGACTGAGAGCTATTCACTCAGGTTGAAGCCTTCAGGAGCTAAGAAGGTTACTGAGGAGTTCAATAACTGGATGAATAAGAAGGTAGCTTACAAAAAACAATCTGTTATGTGGAGTTATGCTCTGTTATTGAAGACTAGGGAGCTTGATCAGTATCTTGTTGGCAAGAGAAAGACTCTTGATTTCAGTAAGCCTGTTTATAGTGTTGAGAGGCATGATTCAGAAGAGATTAGACAGAAGATACTAAGTATTTCTTACTCAGACTGGAAGAAGATGGGATTCTCAAAAGGTACACTCCACTACATGAAGAAAAATGCTGAAGCGGATAAGCAATTTACCTTAAACTCTCACGTTAGGGAAAGATTAGAGATGTGGGGAGGATGTTGA
- the hcp gene encoding hydroxylamine reductase, whose amino-acid sequence MFCYQCEETMNGEGCTKSGMCGKKGEVADLQDDLIYVLKSVAFYNQKARKASISEESTDDFMLDALFATITNTDFRVTGIQDRIDKGFRIQSEIKQKLLDNNALDENDLPEIATVSPENLKDRDTGILATENEDIRSLRELLIFGIKGIAAYGHHAMMLGNINKKVNSFIEEGLVATTNDSLTDKNLISLVLKCGEKGFDVMADLDKVNTATFGNPEPTEVNIGTRDNPGILISGHDLNDMKQLLDQTEGTGVDIYTHGEMLPANSYPVFKKYEHLVGNYGGSWWRQKQEFESFNGPILLTSNCILPPKKSYIDRLYTTGSVGYDDVTHIVAEDGKKDFSAIIEKAKTCEPPVQLEEGSIMGGFAYNSVLSNADKIVDAVKAGKIKKFIVMAGCDGRHKDRQYYTDFAEALPKDTVILTAGCAKYRYNKLNLGEIDGIPRVLDAGQCNDSFSLVVIAQGLMARLGFTDVNEAPISYNIAWYEQKAILVLLTLLRLEIQDITLGPTLPAFISPNVLNVLVEKFNITPSTTVEEDMERLLK is encoded by the coding sequence ATGTTCTGCTACCAGTGTGAAGAAACAATGAACGGGGAAGGCTGCACAAAAAGCGGCATGTGCGGTAAAAAAGGGGAAGTTGCAGATCTTCAGGATGATCTCATCTATGTGCTTAAAAGTGTTGCATTCTACAACCAGAAAGCAAGAAAAGCAAGTATTTCTGAAGAGAGCACTGATGATTTTATGCTCGATGCACTGTTTGCAACCATAACGAATACTGATTTCAGAGTGACCGGAATTCAGGATCGCATTGACAAGGGATTCAGGATTCAAAGTGAGATCAAGCAGAAACTTCTGGATAACAATGCACTTGATGAGAACGATCTGCCTGAGATAGCAACTGTGAGCCCGGAAAACCTCAAGGATAGGGATACCGGCATACTTGCAACAGAGAACGAAGATATCAGGTCATTAAGAGAACTGTTGATCTTTGGTATCAAAGGAATTGCAGCATATGGACACCATGCCATGATGCTTGGAAATATCAACAAAAAAGTTAATTCATTTATAGAAGAAGGCCTTGTGGCAACCACGAATGACAGCCTGACTGATAAGAACCTGATCTCATTGGTCCTGAAATGTGGGGAAAAAGGTTTCGATGTAATGGCAGACCTTGATAAGGTAAATACCGCAACATTTGGAAACCCGGAACCTACCGAGGTCAATATTGGAACAAGAGACAATCCAGGAATCCTTATAAGTGGACATGATCTAAATGACATGAAACAGCTTCTCGATCAGACAGAAGGGACAGGTGTAGATATCTATACTCACGGTGAGATGCTGCCTGCAAATTCATATCCGGTATTTAAGAAGTACGAACATCTGGTAGGCAACTACGGTGGTTCATGGTGGCGGCAGAAGCAGGAATTCGAGAGTTTCAACGGACCAATATTACTGACGAGCAATTGTATCCTCCCTCCAAAGAAGAGCTATATTGACAGATTATATACTACAGGTTCCGTCGGTTATGATGATGTCACACACATCGTAGCTGAGGACGGGAAGAAAGATTTCTCAGCCATTATTGAGAAGGCAAAGACCTGTGAACCCCCGGTACAACTGGAAGAAGGTAGCATCATGGGAGGCTTTGCTTACAATTCCGTACTATCTAATGCAGACAAGATCGTTGATGCTGTCAAAGCCGGTAAGATAAAGAAGTTCATTGTCATGGCAGGCTGTGACGGACGCCATAAGGACAGGCAGTATTACACGGATTTCGCAGAGGCATTGCCTAAAGATACTGTCATACTTACCGCCGGATGTGCAAAATATCGCTACAATAAACTCAACCTTGGAGAGATTGATGGAATTCCAAGAGTACTGGATGCTGGACAGTGCAATGATTCATTTTCACTGGTTGTTATTGCACAGGGACTTATGGCAAGACTTGGATTCACGGATGTTAATGAAGCCCCTATCTCTTACAATATCGCATGGTACGAACAAAAGGCAATTCTTGTGTTGCTTACCCTCCTGAGACTTGAAATACAGGATATTACGCTTGGTCCAACGCTGCCAGCATTTATTTCACCCAATGTTCTCAATGTACTGGTGGAGAAGTTCAACATAACACCGAGCACCACCGTAGAAGAGGACATGGAGAGGCTCTTAAAGTAA
- a CDS encoding IS66 family transposase gives MCIDREEILAVYEAGPEAVVELVTRLLGIIEHQSLQIAQLEERVRHLEEMLEKNSRNSSKPPSTDSYARNKPTLKSQRKKTNKHVGGQNGHPGTTLRINDDPDEVIVHPVNQCVNCGRSLASVPSDYERRQVFDIPPITINCIEHRCEIKTCPKCSHVNKALFPDGVTQPTQYGHRVKSFAVYLHTYQLLPYQRVTKLFSDILGCKISPATLVNTERSCFEKLGAFENTVKHLLKESPVINLDETGMRINAVRNWLHVAGTDKLTYYFAHRKRGSEAMDAMGILPGYTGVATHDFWKPYNKYECQHSLCNAHLLRELTGASENSDQQWTKIMSDLLICIKHHVDNDLLDTELIQRFSEDYDHITCLGVNENPPDPESNVRSKKRGRKKQTTVKNLLDRFIGHKEDILRFMYDQNVPFDNNQAERDIRMTKVQQKISGTFRSKQGAKNFCRIRGYVSTVNKNSESVIDAISAIFYGNSFVPKLQN, from the coding sequence ATTTGTATAGACCGCGAAGAAATACTTGCAGTTTATGAAGCTGGTCCAGAAGCAGTAGTAGAACTTGTAACTCGATTACTTGGGATAATTGAACATCAATCTCTCCAAATTGCACAACTTGAAGAGCGTGTCAGGCATTTGGAAGAAATGCTTGAAAAGAATAGTCGCAACAGTAGCAAACCACCTTCTACTGATTCTTATGCACGGAATAAACCAACCCTTAAAAGTCAAAGAAAAAAGACCAATAAGCATGTAGGTGGTCAAAACGGTCATCCTGGTACTACATTAAGAATAAATGATGATCCGGATGAAGTTATTGTTCATCCTGTTAATCAATGCGTCAATTGTGGGAGATCGTTAGCTTCTGTTCCCTCTGACTATGAAAGAAGACAGGTCTTTGACATTCCTCCTATAACTATCAATTGCATTGAACATCGTTGCGAGATTAAAACATGTCCCAAATGTTCTCATGTAAACAAAGCTCTTTTTCCAGATGGTGTAACTCAGCCGACTCAATACGGTCATCGAGTTAAGTCATTTGCAGTTTATTTGCACACTTACCAATTACTTCCTTATCAGCGTGTTACCAAGTTGTTCTCTGATATTTTGGGATGCAAGATAAGTCCTGCTACTTTGGTGAACACGGAACGTAGTTGTTTTGAGAAGCTTGGAGCTTTTGAAAATACAGTGAAACATCTCCTGAAAGAATCTCCTGTCATCAATCTGGATGAAACAGGAATGAGAATAAATGCAGTTCGTAATTGGCTTCATGTGGCAGGTACAGACAAACTGACCTATTATTTTGCACATCGCAAAAGGGGCTCAGAAGCAATGGATGCTATGGGCATATTACCAGGTTACACTGGTGTTGCAACACATGATTTTTGGAAACCGTACAACAAATATGAATGTCAACATTCATTATGTAATGCACATTTATTACGAGAGTTAACTGGAGCTTCCGAAAACAGTGATCAACAGTGGACAAAGATAATGAGTGATCTCTTGATATGCATTAAACATCATGTTGATAATGATCTTTTAGATACTGAGCTAATTCAAAGGTTCAGTGAGGATTATGATCACATAACTTGTTTAGGAGTGAATGAAAATCCTCCTGATCCGGAATCAAATGTGCGGTCTAAAAAACGAGGACGTAAGAAGCAGACCACGGTAAAGAATTTGCTGGATAGGTTTATTGGCCATAAAGAGGATATCTTGCGATTTATGTACGACCAAAACGTTCCGTTTGATAACAATCAGGCTGAAAGAGATATCAGAATGACGAAAGTACAGCAGAAGATATCAGGTACTTTCCGCAGTAAACAGGGTGCAAAAAATTTCTGCCGTATAAGAGGATACGTGTCTACTGTTAATAAGAATTCTGAATCTGTTATCGATGCAATTAGTGCAATATTTTATGGCAATTCATTTGTTCCAAAGTTGCAGAATTGA